In Notolabrus celidotus isolate fNotCel1 chromosome 8, fNotCel1.pri, whole genome shotgun sequence, a genomic segment contains:
- the LOC117817626 gene encoding protocadherin gamma-A4-like: MGDKGFAALRPILYASFFVTLHLVHGDLSYSVPEEMKRGSIIGNIAKDLGLDLRTFTSRKARVDFEGSRKRYCDINLSTGDLITSERMDRESLCGKKPSCVVKVDLVLENPLELHRLTLHIQDVNDNSPKFKKNLIEMEISESADKGNRFSIEEAHDADIGQNAVQRYNLQKNENFILAVDSNKVELVLENTLDREKEKKINLLLTALDGGSPQRSGTVVIHVTVLDANDNAPVFSQAVYKASLPENSPLETVVIKVSATDADEGVNGDVTYDFGHMSDDDVNVFSIDAKMGEIRVSGVIDYEESSSYDIRVEAKDGLGLTSYAKVIIDVTDVNDNAPVIYLKSLSNPIPENVSPGTEVGIINVQDRDSETNGQVRCSIQQNVPFKLVPSIKNYYSLVSTGQLDRELVSDYNITISATDEGSPPLSSSKSVQLSVADINDNPPVFEEQSYSAYVSENNKPGSTLCSVSARDPDWRQNGTVIYSLLGGEVNGAPVSSYVSVNGDTGVIHAVRSFDYEQFRSFKVHVMARDNGSPPLSSNMTVSVFISDVNDNSPQILYPGPEGNSFMTELVPKAAHGGSLVSKVIAVDADSGQNAWLSYHIVKSTDPGLFTIGVHSGEIRTQRDISESDSMKQNLIVSVKDNGQPSLSATCSMYLLISDNLAEVPELKDISYDEKNSKLTSYLIIALVCVSTFFLTFIIIILGVRFCRRRKPRLLFDGAVAIPSAYLPPNYADVDGTGTLRSAYNYDAYLTTGSRTSDFKFVSSYNDNTLPADQTLRKSPSDFADPFEDLDASLEVGTAQT; this comes from the coding sequence ATGGGAGACAAAGGATTTGCAGCGCTTCGTCCTATCCTGTACGCTTCATTCTTTGTAACGCTGCACCTCGTTCATGGAGACTTGAGTTATTCCGTTCCAGAGGAGATGAAACGCGGCTCTATTATCGGAAATATAGCTAAAGATCTCGGTCTTGATCTGAGGACCTTTACTTCTCGAAAGGCCCGTGTGGATTTTGAGGGATCTCGGAAAAGGTACTGTGACATCAATCTGAGTACAGGAGATTTGATCACATCGGAGAGAATGGACAGAGAAAGCCTTTGTGGAAAGAAACCCTCGTGTGTAGTTAAGGTAGATCTGGTTTTGGAAAATCCTCTGGAGCTTCATCGACTTACTCTCCATATCCAGGATGTAAACGACAACTCACCAAAATTCAAAAAGAATTTGATCGAAATGGAAATAAGTGAGTCCGCAGACAAGGGAAACCGTTTCTCTATCGAGGAGGCCCATGACGCAGATATAGGTCAAAATGCTGTTCAAAGGTACAACCTACAAAAGAACGAAAATTTCATTCTCGCTGTTGACAgcaacaaggttgagcttgtgttGGAGAATACACTTGAtcgagaaaaagagaagaagataaATTTGCTCCTCACAGCTTTAGATGGAGGCTCTCCTCAGAGATCAGGTACAGTAGTCATTCACGTCACTGTACTGGATGCTAATGATAACGCCCCAGTGTTCAGTCAGGCCGTTTATAAAGCCAGTCTGCCTGAAAACTCTCCTCTAGAGACTGTAGTGATTAAAGTTAGTGCTACAGATGCAGATGAGGGAGTGAACGGAGATGTGACGTATGACTTTGGCCACATGTCTGATgatgatgtaaatgtgttttctattgATGCTAAAATGGGAGAAATTCGAGTGAGTGGTGTTATTGACTACGAAGAAAGTAGTTCCTATGACATAAGGGTGGAGGCTAAAGATGGATTAGGGCTTACCTCGTACGCTAAAGTCATAATAGATGTTACTGATGTGAATGACAATGCACCAGTGATATATTTGAAATCACTGTCTAATCCCATACCTGAGAACGTGTCACCTGGTACAGAGGTGGGCATCATTAACGTGCAGGACAGGGACTCTGAGACTAACGGACAGGTCCGCTGCTCCATTCAGCAAAATGTCCCTTTTAAGTTGGTTCCTTCTATTAAAAACTATTATTCTCTGGTGAGCACAGGACAGCTGGACCGTGAACTAGTGTCTGATTACAACATTACAATCAGTGCCACTGACGAGGGCTCTccacctctgtcctcctctaaaAGTGTTCAGTTATCTGTAGCAGACATCAACGACAACCCACCTGTGTTTGAGGAACAGTCGTACAGCGCATATGTGAGTGAGAATAACAAACCTGGCTCCACTTTATGCTCCGTTAGTGCGCGAGACCCTGACTGGAGACAGAACGGTACAGTGATTTATTCTCTGTTAGGCGGTGAGGTGAACGGTGCCCCGGTGTCCTCGTATGTGTCAGTGAACGGAGACACGGGGGTGATCCACGCTGTGAGGTCGTTTGATTATGAACAGTTCAGGAGCTTCAAAGTGCACGTGATGGCCAGAGACAACGGCTCTCCTCCGCTCAGCAGCAACATGACCGTGAGTGTGTTCATATCGGATGTGAATGACAACTCTCCTCAGATCCTGTATCCCGGGCCGGAGGGCAACTCGTTCATGACCGAGCTGGTCCCCAAAGCTGCACACGGAGGCTCTCTGGTGTCCAAAGTGATAGCGGTGGACGCGGACTCCGGACAGAACGCCTGGCTGTCGTATCATATAGTGAAATCCACTGATCCTGGCCTTTTCACTATTGGTGTCCACAGCGGAGAGATCAGGACCCAGCGGGACATTTCTGAATCTGACAGCATGAAACAGAACCTTATTGTGTCAGTGAAAGATAACGGACAGCCCTCTCTGTCTGCCACCTGTTCCATGTATTTACTGATTTCTGATAACTTGGCTGAGGTGCCAGAACTGAAGGACATTTCGTATGATGAGAAGAACTCCAAGCTGACCTCTTATCTGATCATCGCGCTGGTGTGTGTGTCGACGTTTTTCctgaccttcatcatcatcatcctgggTGTGAGGTTTTGTCGCAGGAGAAAGCCCAGACTGTTGTTTGACGGAGCAGTGGCCATTCCCAGCGCGTATCTCCCTCCTAATTACGCAGATGTTGACGGCACAGGAACTTTACGCAGCGCTTACAATTATGACGCCTACCTGACAACAGGATCTCGAACCAgtgactttaagtttgtgtCATCTTACAATGACAACACACTGCCTGCTGACCAGACTCTGAGGAAAAGTCCATCCGACTTTGCTGACCCGTTTGAAGACCTGGATGCTTCATTAGAGGTAGGAACCGCTCAAACCTAA